Below is a window of Halobaculum lipolyticum DNA.
GGCGCTGTCGTACGCCGAGATCGTCCCCTACGAGACGTTCCGCGAGAAGTGGCGCCACGCCGTCGTCGCCATCTTCGTGTTCGGCGCCGTCTTCTCGCCGCCGGACCCGTTCACGCAGGTGATGTGGGCGGCGCCGCTGCTGCTGTTGTACGGCGCGTCGCTGTACTTCGCGAAGATCGTCGTCACCGCCAAGCGCGGCAGCGAGCGCATCGACCTCGCGGCGACCGCGCGGCTGCGCTGGAACGCCCTCACGGGCGTCGCCGTCGCCGTCGCGGCCGCGGTGTTCCTGTTCTACACCCGCGGCGGCGCCGCCGCGGTCAACGGTCTCCTCGCGCGGACGAACCTCACGGACTACCGGATCCTCGTCGACCTCCCGACGCCCGTCGTCGTCGGCATCGCGGCCGGCGCGGGCGTCGCCGCCGCCCTCGTCGCGCTCGCGTACTTCGTGTACGCCGAACTCGACGCCACCGCGGGCGTCGTCGGCGACCCCGGCGACCCCGGCGCCATCGACCTGCTCGCGCTCGACGCCGACGGCGTCCGCGCGGCGCCGCCGGAGGCGTTCGCCGGGATGACCGAACCGGAGGCGCTGGAGGCCGCCTCGACCGCGATGGACGCCGGGAACCCCGAGAAGGCGCGGGCGATCCTCGACCGCTTCGACGAGGTCGAGGCGACCGGGGAGACCGGAGACCCGGCCGACGACGGCGCCGCCGCGACCGCCGCCGGCCCGACTCGGGACCTGTTCGCCGGCGACGCGGGACTCGTGCGCTCGGTGCGCCGCGGGGTCGGCTTCGTCGACTGGCGCGGCCGGTTCGGCTCGCTGTGGAACGTCCTCCTCGGCATCGCGGGGGTCGTCGGCGCCGTCGGCTACGTGCTCGTCGAGCGGCCGGCGCTCGCGGACTCGATCCTGACCGAGTACGGCACGAGTTCGGGAGCGATCCTCGCGAGCCTCGGCGTGAGCGGCACCGCCGCGCTCGCGACGTTCGTCGCCGGCGGGCTCTCGCTGGCGGCGCTGCTCGGACTCCTGCTGGCCCTCTACTTCGCGTACGCCGCCGGCACCGACCCGACCGCCGTCGACGTCGAGGCGCTCACGGCCGACCAGGTGCGACGCGCGCCCGACGCGGTGTTCGGGGGCGTCTCCGAACGCCGCGCCAACTTCCTCGCCGACCGCGCGGCCTCCGCGGGCGACTCCGAGAAGGCCCGCGCGGTGCTCGACCGCTACGACGAGTTCCAGTCGGCGCAGGCGGCCGCCGCCGAGACCGACGCCGCCGGCGGCGGCCCGTCGGTGCCCGGCGCCGCAGACGACGTGGGGAGCCGGGCCTCCCGCGCCGGCGGGACGTTCCTCGAGGGACTCACCGACGGCGAGCGCGACGAGGACGACATCGGCGGCTACTACGACGACCTCGCCTTCGTCGCGAACTCGCTGCGCTCGCGGCTGTTCTTCCTCGTGTCGGTGTTCGGGGTGACGCTCGCGGGCGTGTTCGCGTTCCTCTACCTCGGCGGCATCGGGACGGTGCGCGAGAACTTCGTCAACCGCATCCCCGCGGAGGTGGTCGGCGAGAACGCCGAGAACTTCGGCGTCATCGTGCTCCACCCGGTGGAAGCGCTCATCTTCGAGGTGAAGATCTCGACCATCGCGGGCGTCGTCGCCGTGCTCCCGTTCCTGGCGTACTTCGCGTGGCCCGCGCTGCGCGACCGCGGCTTCGTGCGCGGGCGCCGGCAGGTCATCTTCGGGTGGCTCGCCGCCCTGCTGGTCGGGTTCGTCGGCGGTCTCGCGCTCGGCTACAACGTGATCGCGCCGACGGTCATCTCGTGGCTCGTCGGCGACGCGCTGCAGGCCGGCATGGTGATCAGCTACCGCATCAGCGACTTCGCGTGGCTGGTGTTCTTCACGACCCTCGGCATCGGCTTCCTCGCGGACATCCCGGTGTTGATGGTGCTGCTCAACACCGCCGGCATCTCCTATCAGGCGATGCGCTCGCGCTGGCGGGAGGTGACTGTCGGGATCCTGCTCGCGGCCGCGCTGTTCACCCCGGCGGACGTGTTCACGATGTTCCTCGTGACGATCCCGCTGATGGCGGCGTACGGGATCGGCCTGCTGATACTCTGGGTGCTCACCCTCGGCGGGCGCCGCAACCTCGGGAAGCCGACCGTCGACCTCGTGCGCGACTCGAAACCGGGGGCGTGACGACTCGACACGTGGGGTGACGACCCGACCGCGGGCGCCGAGGACTCCGTCACGGGCGTCGCGGACGGCGGGAGGACCGTCGACGTGAACCGGCGGGGGTCGCCGTTCGGCGCCGACTCCCGTCGCCGTGTGCGAAGATTCAACACCTCCTCGGTGGTTCCGACGGTATGCCCAAGATAAGCGTCGAGATGCCCGGGGAACTCCTCGCGGATCTGGACGAGCACGTCGGCGACGACGGGAAGTTCGTCAACCGAAGCGACGCGATCCGCGCGTCGGTACGCAAGACGCTGGACGTGCTCGACGAGATCGACGCCCGCCACGGCCGGCTGAACGACGCCGGCGACGGGGCCGACGACGGCGCGAGCGGGGGCGACGAATGAGCGGCGCGACGGCGACCGCGGAGCCGCGCCGCCTCGACGTCCCGCTGGCGGCGGTGTCGCTCACGGCGCTGTTCGTCGCGGCGCTGGTGACCGCGCAGGTCATCTCCGCGAAACTGCTGGCGGTGACGCTCCCCGTGCTGGGCGTCGTCACCGCCCCCGGCGGGACGCTGGCGTACGCGGTGACGTTCTTCGCCTCGGACTGCCTGTCGGAGCTGTACGGCAAGCAGTACGCCCGCCGCGTCGTCAACGTCGCCTTCGGGATGAACTTCGTCCTCTTGGCGCTGGTGTTCGCGACCATCGCGACGCCCGCCGCGCAGGGGTCGGTCGACCCCGGGGCGTTCGAGACGGTGCTGGGGCTGTCGGGCAACGTCGTGCTCGGCTCGCTCGTCGCCTACGTGTTGAGCCAGAACTGGGACGTGATCGCGTTCCACCGCATCCGCGAGTTCACCGACGGCGACGCGCTGTGGCTGCGCAACGTCGGCTCGACGGCGACGAGTCAGCTCGTCGACACCGTCGTGTTCACGCTGGTCGCGTTCGCCGTCGCGCCCGCCCTCCTCGGGGTCGGCGCGGCGCTCCCCACGTCGGTGCTCGTGTCGCTCATCGTCGGGCAGTACGTCCTGAAACTGATCATCGCGCTGGTCGACACGCCGCTCGTGTACGCCGCCGTCGCGTTCGTCCGCCGCGACGAGACCGAGGCTGCGGGCGTGGGCGCCTGAGAGTCGCACGACCTGCTCGGTGGACTCTCGTCGTTCGATCCCTCGTCGTCGGACCGGCCGGTAGCGAACGACCGTGTCTCCCACGACCGGACGAGCGGTCGGCGCTACGATCGCGTCGGTGCCGCGCGGTGCTCACTGGTTGCCGGACCCGGTGTCCTCGACGAGGTGCCGTTCGAGGAACGCGGCCTCCTTCTCGACGATTTCGCCGGCCGTCTCGCCGACGAAGGCGCCGAAGTGGTCGATGTCGTACGTGATCCACGTTACTTCGGGGAGGCGTTCGGCAGCCGCCTCGATAGCACTTCGTGGTGCGATCTGGTCGCGAGCCCCCTCGACGAGTAGCGCCGGACAATCGACCCGTCGTGCCTTCGAGACCGGGCGGTACAGCCCGAACGTCAGGAACGTCCGGGCGGCACAGCGGTTCACCGACGGATCGTCGGCGTCCGGTCCGACGACGGCCTCGTGCCCCTCCTTCGACCCCGGCGTCGGCAGCGCCGGCAGGTCGTCGGGATATGTGCCCCAGATGGGAATGTAGTTCGGCTCGCGCCCCGTCCACTTCCGCGCGAGGTCTCGGACACCTGCTGCGGTCGTGCGGAGTCCGTAGGTCGGTCCCATCTGTCGGGCGATGTAGAGGAGGGTTCGTGTGCCGTCGAGCACCGGGTTCTGCCCGACGTAGGCGTCGACGTCCTCCCGCGCAGCGGTGACGAATGCGCCGCCGCCACCCAACGAGAACCCCCAGACTCCGACGCGGTCCCCGTCGATGCCGTCGAGGGTACGTGCGTGACCGACGGCGGCTCGCCAGTCGTCGATCTGTCGGGATGGGAGCAAGACGTTCCGCGGTTCGCCGCCGCTTTGACCGAGCGAGCGGTAGTCGAAGGTCATCGCCGCGAGTCCGTGCTCCGTGAGTCGCCGTGCAACCGCCGGGAGACCCGCTCCACGCGGCAATCCGAAGCCGTTCCCCATGACGACGATCGGCGGATCGCCCGTCGTCTGCGACTCGTCCGGGCGGTACAGCGATGCCGCACAGGGCGTCCCTTCGCTCGCGAACTCGATCTGTTCGTATCGTTCTTCTCCTGTTTGGTACATGGTCGATTGCCTTCCGCCTCCGATCGCCGATCCTTCGGTGGACGGCGATCGGCCGGACTCCCGGTCGATCCGTTCGGCGATTGTTATGCGCTACCACGGGACAGGTAACGGTCGCCTACGAGGGAAAAACGGAACCCGGTCCGTCGGTCGTTTCCGTTCGACCACCCCGGTTTCCGGACCCCGCTTTCACGAGCGAGCCTCGCCAGTCCCGAAGAGGCGGACCTCGCCCGCCGAGCGCCTCGGCCGCTCAGTCGACGCGCTCGGCGAAGCCGAACCGCGGCTTCACGTCGTCGACGACGACCTCGACCGTCTCGCCGGCGTCGGCGCCGGGGACGAACAGCGTGAACCCCTCGACGCTGGCGATGCCGTCGCCCTCGTCGCCGACGGCGGTCACGTCGACGGTGAGGCGCTGGCCCTCCCGAACCGGCGCGTCGGTTCGCCCGCGGGCGATCAGGTAGCGTTCCGAGGAGCGCTTGCGGGACGCCTCGGGGGTGTATGCCCGGACGTACTGGAACTGCTCGTCGACGTCGTCGCGGAAGTCCGCGAGGTCCGGCCCGTCGAACACCTTCACGACGAACGAGCCGCCCGGCTTCAACAGTTCGAGGGCGGTGTCGAACGCCTGCCGGCAGAGGTGGATCGAGCGGGCGTGGTCGAGTTGGTACTCGCCGGTCATGTTCGGCGCCATGTCGGAGATCACGACGTCGACGGGGCGCTCCGGTTCGGCGTCGGATTCGTCGGGTCGCGGCTCGACCCCGAGCGCCTTCCGAAGGTAGTAGCGCGTGCGCTCCTCGGTCATGTCGCCGCGGACGGTCTCGACGTGGGGGTGGTCGAGGTCGTCGATGCGCTGGAGGTCGACGCCGACGACGCGGCCCGCCTCCGTCACCGCCTCGGCGGCGATCTGGAGCCAGCCGCCGGGGGCGGCGCCGAGGTCGACGACGGTGTCGCCGGGGGCGAACAGGTCGACCTCCTCGTCGATCTGGCGGAGTTTGTAGGCCGAGCGGGCGCGGTACCCCTCCTGTTTCGCCCGGTTGTAGTAGTCGTCCTTGCGAGCCATGGTCAGCTCACCGCTCCAGCTGTCGTGTTCTCGCCCGTCGACGCCGGCGAATACGCGTTCATACCCGGTTCGACGTGGCCGGATCGGAAAGGCACATCGCATACGACCAGCGTGGCCCGGCCCCCCGACGACCGAGAGCGACGGATCGGTGCCCGTCGACGCCGAGCGCTCCCCGACGGCCGAACCGTGACACACCGTGACACTTTACCACCCTCGACCGTCTGGAGGACGCCATGGGTAACGACCGCATCACCGTCTCCCTCGACGACGACGCCCGCGAGGCCATCGAGGACCTGACCGACCGGACCGGGCAGGGGCAAAGCGAACTGGTCAGGCGCTCGCTCCGCTTTTACGCCGCGAACTTCGGGGCGGCGAACGCGGAGTCGAGCGAACAGCTCGAGAACTACCACAAGATGCTCTCGGGCGGGGAGCACGTCCTGTTGGACGTCGATTTCCTCCACTGTTTCCTCCACTACGTCTCCGACAGCGACGGCGACCCCGACCCGGAGTTCCTCGAGTCGGCCGACGAAGTCTCCGACTACCACGCCCGCGAGTACGACGGGGAGTTCGACTCGCTCGACGAGCTGTTGGAGTGGCTCTCGCTGTGCGGGTTCCTCTCGGTGCGCCGGAGCGACGCCGACGACCGGTACCACGTCGTGTTCCCTTCCGAGCAGATCCGGTGGTTCATGACCCGATTCATCGATCGGTCGACGGCGGACCTCCCGTTCGACATCGACGTCGAGGAGGGCCTCACGAAGGTGATGATGACCGAACGTCGCGACTAGACGGGCGACGGCGGCCGCGGTCTCGAATCTGACAGTGGGCCGTATGAGGCTCACATACGAGTTCATACGTTTTCACACGCGGGTCGCAGTTGCACATCTCGAGCACACGATCGTAGGTGCCTGTAACAAATAGTTATATAGTGCTCGTGTTTTGTGGTATGGCCTGTCATGGGAGATAGTGACTCGTTCGCGGAACGGCTCGGACGGAGACGGTTCCTCCGCCTCTCGGGTGCGGCCGGAGCTGCGGGGTTGGCCGGCTGTGCCGGCCAGGACGAACTACAGGGCGAGACCGAAACCGACGGGGACTCCGGCGGCGGCTCCGGCGGTTCCGGCGGCTCCGGGAGCGACACGGAGACCGACGGCGGCGACTCCGGCGGCGGCGAGTCGATCAAGGTCGGGGCGGTGATCCCCTTCAGCGGCGACCTCGCCGACTTCGGCGGCCCGATGCTGAACGCGATGAAGATGGCCCAAGAGGACATCAACGCCGCGGGCGGGCCGCTCGGCCGGGAGATCGAGATCGTCGACGAGGACTCGGGAACCGACTCCACGCAGGCGGTCAACGCCGCCAACAAACTCGTCAACACCAACGGGGTGCAAAGCGTGATCGGCGCGGTGTCGTCGGGTGTCACGATCAGTATCGCCAACTCGGTGACTATCCCCAACGGGATCCTCCAGATCACCTCGGCGTCGTCGTCGCCGTCGATCACGACGCTCGACGACGACGACCTCGTGTGGCGGACCCGGACGAACGACCGGTTCGTCGCGAAGGTGATGGCGATGATCGCCCAGAACGAGGACGCGTCGTCGGCGGCGGTCGTGTACATCAACAACGACTTCGGCAAGGCGCTGGCCGACACGTTCGAGTCGGCGTTCGAGGGGGAGACGACCGCGAAGGTCGGCTACTCCTCGGGCCAGTCGTCGTACAACCAGGTGCTCTCGCAGGCGTTCGCCGACGACCCGGAGTTCGTCGCGCTGGCGGGCTACCCAGAGAGCGGGACGACCATGCTCTCCCAGTGGAACGAACAGGGGTACGGCGGCAACTGGATCCTCCACACCAGCCTCCTGTCGAGCGACGTCATCGAGAACGTCGGCGCCGACATCATGAACGGGATGTACGGCGTCCGGACGAAGCCGCCGACGGGCGACGCGACCGACGCGTTCGTCTCCGACTACGAGGAGCAGTTCCCCGACGCGCAGGTGTTCTCGCCGTACTCGTGGAACTCCTACGACGCGCTCGTCTCGTACGCGCTGGCGGTCCAAGCCGCCGGCACCGCCGACCCCGCCGAGGTCAAAGCACAGATGCGCCCGGTCTCCAACCCCGAGGGCGAGACGGTCAGCTACGGCGAGTTCGAGAGCGCGATCTCCATGCTGGAGGAGGGGACGGAGATCGACTACAGCGGCCCGAGCGGGACCGTCAACTACGACGAAAACGGCGACGTCGCCAGTGACATGGTGATCGTCTCCGTGGAGGACGGCCAGTTCACCGACCAGGAGACGATCCCCGCCGACGAACTGATCTGACGCCGACCGGCCGCCGGGGTCCCGGCGTCGACCTCCGGCCGTGACCCGCCGGCCGTCCGGGCGACGCGAACTCGGCGCCGACGACCCTCGACACGATCCGACACGACCGATACGATCCGACACGACCGATACGATCCGACACGACCGATACGACCCGACACGACTTCCACACGACCTCGCTGCGATCTCGACTCGCGGACGATCTAACACATGCCTCAGACGAGAGACGACACAGGCCACGGCGGCGCGCGACCGACGCCGCCACGGAGGACAGCCCGATGAGCAACGGCGACACCGCGGACCCAGCCGCCGGGGACGACGGCGCCCGCGTCGGCGTCGACGTCGGCGGCACGTTCACCGACCTGGTGACGGTCCGCGACGGCGGCGTTCGGGTTCGGAAGACCCCATCGACGCCCGACGCCCCGGAGCGGGGCGTCATCAACGGACTGGAGGAGACCCGCGACGACGGCGGACTCGACCTCGGAACCGTCGAGTTCCTCGGCCACGGGACGACCGTGGCGACGAACGCGCTCCTCGAGGAGAACTGGGCGGACACCGCCCTCGTCACCTCCGAGGGGTTCCGCGACGTGCTGGAGATCGGCCGCCAGAACCGGCCGGACATCTACGACTTCCAGGCGGAGAAGCCGACGCCGGTCGTCGAGCGCGACCGGCGGTTCGAGGTGCGCGAGCGGCTCGACGAGCGCGGCGCCGTGCTGGAGCCGCTCGACGAGGACGGCGTCCGGGCGCTGGCGGACGACCTCGCCGACGCCGACGTCGACAGCGTCGCGATCAGTCTGCTCCACTCGTTCGAGAACGACGACCACGAAGCGCGCGTGCGCGACCTGCTCGCCGAGCGGCTCGACGCCTCCTTCTCGCTGTCGAGCCGGACGCTCCCGGAGATCCGCGAGTACGAGCGCACGCTGGCGACCTCGGTGAACGCCGCGCTCAAGCCGGTGATGGACAGCTACATCGGCCGGCTGGAGTCGGGCGTCGCCGAGCGCGACGTCTCCGCGGAGCTGAAGATCATGCAGTCGAACGGCGGCATCATCACGGCCGACGCCGCCCGCGACCGCCCGGTCAACACCCTGTTGTCGGGACCGGCGGCGGGCGTCCAGGGAGCGACGTACGTCGCCGGGCTGGCCGGCTTCGAGGACGTGATCTCGATGGACATGGGCGGTACCTCCTGTGACGTCTCGCTCGTCGAGGGGGGCGACCCGCTCGTCTCGACCGACGTCGAGGTCGGCGACTACCCCGTCAGCGTCCCGATGATCGACGTCCACACCGTCGGCTCCGGCGGCGGCTCGATCGCGTGGCTCGACAAGGGCGGCGCGCTCCGGGTGGGACCGCGCTCGGCGGGCGCCGACCCCGGCCCGGTGTCGTACGGCCGCGGCGGAACGGAGCCGACGATCACGGACGCGCAACTGCTGCTCGGCCGGCTCGACCCCTCGCGGTTCCTCTCGGACGACCTCGACGCCGACGTCGACGACGTCCGGGCCGCGGTCGACGAGCACGTCGCCGGGCCGCTCGACATGGGCGTCGAGGAGGCCGCACAGGGGATCCTCGACGTCGCGAACGCGAACATGGAGCGGGCGCTGCGCGTCGTGAGCGTCGAGCGGGGGTACGACCCCCGCGACTTCGCCATCGTCGCGTTCGGCGGCGCCGGGCCGCTGCACGCGACGACGCTGGCGGCGGCGCTCGACGTCCCGCGGGTGATCGTCCCGCGCACCGCGGGCGTCCTCTCGGCGCTCGGGCTGCTCATCAGCGACATCCTCTACGACTACAGCGTCTCCCGGGTGCGGCCGTGGGACGACGTCACCCCGGAGACGCTCGCGGAGTCGTTCGCGGCGTTCCGCGAGCGGGGCCGCGCGCGACTCGACGAGGAGGATCTGGACCCCGAGCGGATGAGCTTCGAGCCGACCGTCGACCTCCGCTACGAGGGCCAGTCGTTCGAACTGTCCGTCCCGGTGCCGGCGGGCGACCTCGACGAGGCCGCGCTGTCGACGGTCGTCGACCGCTTCCACGAGCGCCACCGACAGCGGTACGGCCACGCGTACACCGACGAGCCGGTCGAACTGGTCACGATCCGGCTGCGCGCACGCGGCGTCGTCGAGTCGCCGGATCTGCGCCCCGCAGAGACCGGCGGCACGGTCGCGGACGCGCGCCGCGAGCGACGACCCGTGATGTTCGACGGCGAGTTCGTCGAGTCGGCCGTCTACGTCCGCGAGTCGCTCCCCACGGGGGCGACGTTCGACGGGCCGGCGGTCGTCGAGGGCGCCGAGAGCACCGTCGTCGTCCGTCCCGGACAGTCGGCGCGGATCGACGAGTACGGCAGCATCGTCGTGGAGGTGACGGACTGATGGTCGACTCCGTCACCCTGGAGGTCGTCCGCAACGCCTGCGCGGCGGTGTGTGAGGAGATGAACGCGAACCTGATCCGGACGGGCTACTCGCCGAACATCAAGGAACGGCGGGACTGCTCGTGTGCGCTGTTCGACGCCGACGGCGACATGATCGCGCAGGCGGAGAACATGCCGGTCCACCTCGGCGCGATGCCGTTCTCAGTCGCGGCGGCGATCGACCGCTTCCCGCCGGAGACGCTCGCGGAGGGCGACGCGATCCTGCTGAACGACCCGTACCACGGCGGCGCGCACCTCCCGGACCTGACGCTGGTCACGCCCGTCTTCCACGACGGCGAGATCGTCGCCTTCGCCGCCAACCGCGCCCACCACGCGGACGTGGGCGGCTCCCGCGCCGGGAGCGTCGCGGCGGACTCGACGGAGATCTACCAGGAG
It encodes the following:
- the tatC gene encoding twin-arginine translocase subunit TatC, with translation MSSALDEDTQRALAEGRETAGAMLRSAQKDLQKVFIVFLVGFMGTFYALRLYVWDFLKTVTRAQLSDAAGQEVEIIAQTPFDVILLQAKIGLIVGIVVAIPPLLYFSRDALRERGAWPQAPVARWKLAVILVAAAGLFAVGVAYGYLVFFPFMFAFLANNALSAGIQPTYSIVKWAQFIALLTFSFGFAAQMPLLITALSYAEIVPYETFREKWRHAVVAIFVFGAVFSPPDPFTQVMWAAPLLLLYGASLYFAKIVVTAKRGSERIDLAATARLRWNALTGVAVAVAAAVFLFYTRGGAAAVNGLLARTNLTDYRILVDLPTPVVVGIAAGAGVAAALVALAYFVYAELDATAGVVGDPGDPGAIDLLALDADGVRAAPPEAFAGMTEPEALEAASTAMDAGNPEKARAILDRFDEVEATGETGDPADDGAAATAAGPTRDLFAGDAGLVRSVRRGVGFVDWRGRFGSLWNVLLGIAGVVGAVGYVLVERPALADSILTEYGTSSGAILASLGVSGTAALATFVAGGLSLAALLGLLLALYFAYAAGTDPTAVDVEALTADQVRRAPDAVFGGVSERRANFLADRAASAGDSEKARAVLDRYDEFQSAQAAAAETDAAGGGPSVPGAADDVGSRASRAGGTFLEGLTDGERDEDDIGGYYDDLAFVANSLRSRLFFLVSVFGVTLAGVFAFLYLGGIGTVRENFVNRIPAEVVGENAENFGVIVLHPVEALIFEVKISTIAGVVAVLPFLAYFAWPALRDRGFVRGRRQVIFGWLAALLVGFVGGLALGYNVIAPTVISWLVGDALQAGMVISYRISDFAWLVFFTTLGIGFLADIPVLMVLLNTAGISYQAMRSRWREVTVGILLAAALFTPADVFTMFLVTIPLMAAYGIGLLILWVLTLGGRRNLGKPTVDLVRDSKPGA
- a CDS encoding type II toxin-antitoxin system ParD family antitoxin — encoded protein: MPKISVEMPGELLADLDEHVGDDGKFVNRSDAIRASVRKTLDVLDEIDARHGRLNDAGDGADDGASGGDE
- a CDS encoding queuosine precursor transporter; its protein translation is MSGATATAEPRRLDVPLAAVSLTALFVAALVTAQVISAKLLAVTLPVLGVVTAPGGTLAYAVTFFASDCLSELYGKQYARRVVNVAFGMNFVLLALVFATIATPAAQGSVDPGAFETVLGLSGNVVLGSLVAYVLSQNWDVIAFHRIREFTDGDALWLRNVGSTATSQLVDTVVFTLVAFAVAPALLGVGAALPTSVLVSLIVGQYVLKLIIALVDTPLVYAAVAFVRRDETEAAGVGA
- a CDS encoding alpha/beta hydrolase — translated: MYQTGEERYEQIEFASEGTPCAASLYRPDESQTTGDPPIVVMGNGFGLPRGAGLPAVARRLTEHGLAAMTFDYRSLGQSGGEPRNVLLPSRQIDDWRAAVGHARTLDGIDGDRVGVWGFSLGGGGAFVTAAREDVDAYVGQNPVLDGTRTLLYIARQMGPTYGLRTTAAGVRDLARKWTGREPNYIPIWGTYPDDLPALPTPGSKEGHEAVVGPDADDPSVNRCAARTFLTFGLYRPVSKARRVDCPALLVEGARDQIAPRSAIEAAAERLPEVTWITYDIDHFGAFVGETAGEIVEKEAAFLERHLVEDTGSGNQ
- a CDS encoding 23S rRNA (uridine(2552)-2'-O)-methyltransferase, translated to MARKDDYYNRAKQEGYRARSAYKLRQIDEEVDLFAPGDTVVDLGAAPGGWLQIAAEAVTEAGRVVGVDLQRIDDLDHPHVETVRGDMTEERTRYYLRKALGVEPRPDESDAEPERPVDVVISDMAPNMTGEYQLDHARSIHLCRQAFDTALELLKPGGSFVVKVFDGPDLADFRDDVDEQFQYVRAYTPEASRKRSSERYLIARGRTDAPVREGQRLTVDVTAVGDEGDGIASVEGFTLFVPGADAGETVEVVVDDVKPRFGFAERVD
- a CDS encoding ribbon-helix-helix protein, CopG family produces the protein MGNDRITVSLDDDAREAIEDLTDRTGQGQSELVRRSLRFYAANFGAANAESSEQLENYHKMLSGGEHVLLDVDFLHCFLHYVSDSDGDPDPEFLESADEVSDYHAREYDGEFDSLDELLEWLSLCGFLSVRRSDADDRYHVVFPSEQIRWFMTRFIDRSTADLPFDIDVEEGLTKVMMTERRD
- a CDS encoding ABC transporter substrate-binding protein; translated protein: MGDSDSFAERLGRRRFLRLSGAAGAAGLAGCAGQDELQGETETDGDSGGGSGGSGGSGSDTETDGGDSGGGESIKVGAVIPFSGDLADFGGPMLNAMKMAQEDINAAGGPLGREIEIVDEDSGTDSTQAVNAANKLVNTNGVQSVIGAVSSGVTISIANSVTIPNGILQITSASSSPSITTLDDDDLVWRTRTNDRFVAKVMAMIAQNEDASSAAVVYINNDFGKALADTFESAFEGETTAKVGYSSGQSSYNQVLSQAFADDPEFVALAGYPESGTTMLSQWNEQGYGGNWILHTSLLSSDVIENVGADIMNGMYGVRTKPPTGDATDAFVSDYEEQFPDAQVFSPYSWNSYDALVSYALAVQAAGTADPAEVKAQMRPVSNPEGETVSYGEFESAISMLEEGTEIDYSGPSGTVNYDENGDVASDMVIVSVEDGQFTDQETIPADELI
- a CDS encoding hydantoinase/oxoprolinase family protein, which produces MSNGDTADPAAGDDGARVGVDVGGTFTDLVTVRDGGVRVRKTPSTPDAPERGVINGLEETRDDGGLDLGTVEFLGHGTTVATNALLEENWADTALVTSEGFRDVLEIGRQNRPDIYDFQAEKPTPVVERDRRFEVRERLDERGAVLEPLDEDGVRALADDLADADVDSVAISLLHSFENDDHEARVRDLLAERLDASFSLSSRTLPEIREYERTLATSVNAALKPVMDSYIGRLESGVAERDVSAELKIMQSNGGIITADAARDRPVNTLLSGPAAGVQGATYVAGLAGFEDVISMDMGGTSCDVSLVEGGDPLVSTDVEVGDYPVSVPMIDVHTVGSGGGSIAWLDKGGALRVGPRSAGADPGPVSYGRGGTEPTITDAQLLLGRLDPSRFLSDDLDADVDDVRAAVDEHVAGPLDMGVEEAAQGILDVANANMERALRVVSVERGYDPRDFAIVAFGGAGPLHATTLAAALDVPRVIVPRTAGVLSALGLLISDILYDYSVSRVRPWDDVTPETLAESFAAFRERGRARLDEEDLDPERMSFEPTVDLRYEGQSFELSVPVPAGDLDEAALSTVVDRFHERHRQRYGHAYTDEPVELVTIRLRARGVVESPDLRPAETGGTVADARRERRPVMFDGEFVESAVYVRESLPTGATFDGPAVVEGAESTVVVRPGQSARIDEYGSIVVEVTD